AGCCATCTTCGGTGAGGAAGTGGCCCCGCTGGATGTCTTCTTTGTCGTAGAGGTGGGCCGCCAGGGATTCGAACTGATCCATCACGTCCAGCAGGTCTTCCGTTAAATCCACGCTACGGCCTTCCTGGATCAGGACGAAATCATCCCCGCCGATGTGGCCCAGGAGGCAGTCCCGGCGGCCGATGAAATTGAAACGCAGCAGCTCCGCCAGGGTGCGGATCATGGCATCCCCCCGGATAAAGCCGTAACGGTCGTTGTAGGCCTTGAAATGGTCCAGGTCGATATACACCAGACTGACGCCGCCCCCTTCCGCCAGACGGCTTTCCAGGGTGTGGCGCAGGTTAGGGCCGGTGGGGAGCTGGGAGAGGGGATGGAGGTTGTTGCCGTTTTCCCGGCGGGCCAGCATTTGGGCGATGAGAGTCATGGGATGGATGATGCCCATGTATTCCCCCTCACCCGAGGTGACCACCCAGGGGTCCGCATCCCGCCGGTCGTGGTAGAGCACCCGGGCCAGAGCCGAGGTGGTGAGCCGGTGGGGCAGGCTGCGGGCCACGGGTTCGCACACCTTGCCCAGGCTGCGGGTGTGCTGGGCCAGTACCCGGCCGCGACGGGCCATGCCCACAGGTTGGGCGTGGTCCGTGACCACCACCAGGGGCAGGGAAGGGTTGTCCGTGAATAGCTGGCGGGCCTCTTCGATGGGGGTAGGAATTTCCAGGGCGGGCCAGCAGTCCATCAAATCCGTCAGCTGAAAGCGCTCCATGGGACGGCTGCGGCAGGCGTCGTCCAGGTGGGGTAGGGGAGTGACCTGGGGTGTAGTGGCCGGGGCCGGGTGGGCAAAGAAAAAGCCCTGGGCGTAGCTGATCCCCATGTCCCGGACGAAATTCACGTCTTCCGGGCGCTCCAGACCTTCCGCGATCACCGTGGCCCCCAGGCGCTGGGCCATGGAGACAATGGCCTCCAGGAGCACGGACCGCACCCGACTGCCCTGGGCCCCATGGACAATGCTCCGATCCACCTTGATAAAGTCCGCCCGCACCGCCGCCAGGGTGGATAGGCCGTTGAAGCCCGAACCCATGTCGTCCAGGGCGATGCGGAAGCCCTGCATGCGCAGGGCCTCGCAGCTCCCCGCCAGGATGGTGGGGTCCACCTGTTCCGACTCCACCACCTCAATAATGATTTCCCGCCGATCAATGCCCAGCTGGTCCAGCCGGCTGACGAAGCGTTGGGCCCATTGCTGGTGCAGCAGGTTCTGGGGCAGCACATTGAGGAACAGGGGGGTTCCCCGGGGGAAACGCTGGGCCTTGGCGGCTAGAGCCAGGAGCTGGCACTCCACATCAAGATCCGCAGCCCGGTGCAGTTGGTCTGCGAGAAGAAAGGCTTCGGCTCCGTTGAGTAGACGCCCCGTGGGGTTTTCCAGGCGACACAGGGCCTCGAAGGCGAACACCTGGCCCTGGGCCAGATCCACCAGAGGCTGGAAGTGCATGCACAGATAGGGGGTCAGGTCAGCCAGCATCCAGGCGTTGAGGCGGCGGGCGTGGAAGGTGTTGAAGGGTAGGGCCTGTTGCAGGGTGGCGATGGCATCACCGTCTCCACCCCCCTGGACCTGGAGCACCAGGGTTTCCTTCAGGGTTTCCGGGTTGGTTTCCCGGGAGAGCCGCTCCAGCAGGTCATCCTGGCTGGCGGGGCTGGAGAACTCGAAGGACCAGACGTGCTGATCCACCTGTTGTCCGCCCAATTCGGTCCAGATGGCGGGAATGTAGGGGCCGTCGTACTTGAGTAGGAGTGCCATGATGGTCTAGGGAGAGTATTTGCTTGGTATTAAAGCAAACATCGCACCATGGCCCAGGCCCCGGTTTGGGCCGATAAAACGGGAAAGCGCCCCGGAGCGGGGCGCCAAAACGCACCGTAGCGGTGCCTACTCTTCAATATTCGGCGTGGAAGCGGAAGCCGATTACGTTTACCGGACCCCGGTCTGCGTTATAGGCCGGGTTCTGGATGCGCTGGTAATCCAGGGTCAGGGAAAGGTCCTTGGCCGCCACGAGGCTGTAGTAGGTCTCGAAAATATTTTCCGGCCGGTAATTCAGGGCTCCGTCGCCGATGAAGAAGGAGATACCCCCCGCCGCCAGATAATCCCGCCGGTCCTTGGAAATTTCGTTACGCATGAAGGAAACCCCCACCGTATCCTGGGACCGCCCCCACCGGTTGCCGTTGAGCACCAGGCCGGAGGCGAAGGAGCTATCCACTTCGGTGAAGGCCTGGGTTTCCGTGTGGCCATCCGCCTTCATGACCCGCAGAAAGAAGCCCAGGTCGTCGGCCAGTTCCTGTTCCACATTGAGCCCC
This sequence is a window from Azospira inquinata. Protein-coding genes within it:
- a CDS encoding EAL domain-containing protein encodes the protein MALLLKYDGPYIPAIWTELGGQQVDQHVWSFEFSSPASQDDLLERLSRETNPETLKETLVLQVQGGGDGDAIATLQQALPFNTFHARRLNAWMLADLTPYLCMHFQPLVDLAQGQVFAFEALCRLENPTGRLLNGAEAFLLADQLHRAADLDVECQLLALAAKAQRFPRGTPLFLNVLPQNLLHQQWAQRFVSRLDQLGIDRREIIIEVVESEQVDPTILAGSCEALRMQGFRIALDDMGSGFNGLSTLAAVRADFIKVDRSIVHGAQGSRVRSVLLEAIVSMAQRLGATVIAEGLERPEDVNFVRDMGISYAQGFFFAHPAPATTPQVTPLPHLDDACRSRPMERFQLTDLMDCWPALEIPTPIEEARQLFTDNPSLPLVVVTDHAQPVGMARRGRVLAQHTRSLGKVCEPVARSLPHRLTTSALARVLYHDRRDADPWVVTSGEGEYMGIIHPMTLIAQMLARRENGNNLHPLSQLPTGPNLRHTLESRLAEGGGVSLVYIDLDHFKAYNDRYGFIRGDAMIRTLAELLRFNFIGRRDCLLGHIGGDDFVLIQEGRSVDLTEDLLDVMDQFESLAAHLYDKEDIQRGHFLTEDGCTHPIASISIAVVNGRTAPLDNAVAAAERAAALKKVGKIELGSVIVVEGAPPSLLKHRNKGKSGLWKHNAILALQEFLAAPRCRDPHALDTWFKSYPFFEMVFELDAAGVQRFPNWINPDMYGRIKAGGMGVSRADHDYYRQVSQSHLPYISEIYLSSATEDFCLTLAIPIQAANGFDGVLVADINIGAMASLTRGLPDRAGALA